The following coding sequences are from one Lolium rigidum isolate FL_2022 chromosome 6, APGP_CSIRO_Lrig_0.1, whole genome shotgun sequence window:
- the LOC124662834 gene encoding phospholipase A1 EG1, chloroplastic/mitochondrial-like, with product MAFATTAATSSSAAAAMALTPQCAKLPGATRQSRTRSAVCRAAATATAPGSASTSAPAALAALNARRGARRSASSVAAMWRQVQGCDDWEGLLDHPVLRSEVARYGELVDACYKAFDLDPASRRHHNCKYGKERMLEEVGMAGAGYEVTKYIYAAPDVITVPTMEASISGRGRWIGYVAVSTPEMTRQLGRRDVLVSFRGTVTPAEWLANLMSSLEPARLDPCDPRPDVKVESGFLGLYTSADKTCRFGGAGSCREQLLREVSRLIDSADSRSSDTSVTLAGHSMGGALATLLAYDLAELGLNRAAPITVFSFGVPRVGNAAFKARCDELGVKALRVANVRDPITRMPGFFLNEATTGAAMLRPWAGSCYTHVGVELPLDDISSVADLTTVHNLGTYIALLRKPKQAAARADDGGGGGAVIGRVLDFVGRRGAGAMPWQDAALQMGGLVQTLGLI from the coding sequence ATGGCcttcgccaccaccgccgccacatcatcatcagcagcagcagcaatggcGCTCACGCCGCAATGCGCCAAGCTCCCCGGCGCGACGAGACAGTCCAGGACACGATCAGCAGTCTGCAGAGCCGCGGCGACGGCCACGGCGCCGGGCAGCGCCTCCACGTCCGCGCCAGCGGCACTCGCGGCTTTAAACGCGAGACGCGGCGCGCGGAGGTCGGCGTCGTCGGTGGCCGCCATGTGGAGGCAGGTGCAGGGGTGCGACGACTGGGAGGGCCTGCTGGACCACCCAGTTCTCCGGAGCGAGGTCGCCCGGTACGGCGAGCTCGTCGACGCCTGCTACAAGGCCTTCGACCTGGACCCGGCGTCGCGGCGCCACCATAACTGCAAGTACGGCAAGGAGCGGATGCTGGAGGAGGTCGGAATGGCCGGCGCCGGCTACGAGGTCACCAAGTACATCTACGCGGCGCCCGACGTCATCACCGTGCCCACCATGGAGGCCTCCATCAGCGGCCGCGGCCGCTGGATCGGGTACGTGGCCGTGTCCACCCCCGAGATGACCCGCCAGCTCGGCCGCCGCGACGTGCTCGTCTCCTTCCGCGGCACCGTCACCCCCGCCGAGTGGCTCGCCAACCTCATGAGCTCCCTCGAGCCCGCGCGGCTCGACCCCTGCGACCCGCGCCCGGACGTCAAGGTCGAGTCCGGCTTCCTCGGCCTCTACACCTCCGCCGACAAGACCTGCCGCTTCGGCGGCGCCGGCAGCTGCCGCGAGCAGCTCCTCCGCGAGGTCTCCCGCCTCATCGACTCCGCCGACTCGCGCTCCTCCGACACCAGCGTCACCCTCGCCGGCCACAGCATGGGCGGCGCGCTGGCCACGCTCCTGGCGTACGACCTGGCGGAGCTCGGCCTCAACCGCGCCGCGCCTATCACCGTCTTCTCCTTCGGTGTCCCGAGGGTGGGCAACGCGGCGTTCAAGGCCCGGTGCGACGAGCTCGGCGTCAAGGCGCTGCGCGTCGCCAACGTGCGCGACCCGATCACGAGGATGCCGGGCTTTTTCCTCAACGAGGCGACCACTGGCGCGGCGATGCTCCGGCCGTGGGCGGGATCCTGCTACACGCACGTCGGCGTGGAGCTCCCGCTCGACGACATCTCCAGCGTCGCCGACCTCACCACCGTGCACAACCTCGGCACCTACATCGCGCTGCTCAGGAAGCCCAAGCAGGCCGCGGCCAGagcggacgacggcggcggcggcggcgccgtgatCGGCAGGGTGCTCGACTTCGTGGGACGGCGCGGCGCCGGCGCAATGCCGTGGCAGGACGCGGCTCTGCAGATGGGCGGCCTAGTGCAGACGCTCGGCCTAATCTGA